The window cctggggcggccctaattcataccataaaaaaagtccactgggtcgtatagtttggcatgtaggccaggtcaccttgggcttctctagctggggcagccttaatccacatcaatatATATTATGACCCCATTATGGGGGAGAGGGGTGTCATAaacatttgtcattttgaaaattgttaataaaaaaataagtaaaattggcTAAATACCACATTTAGTTTGGATTACTTTAGGTTTTGTGCTAACTGGTAGAGAATGACAGAACTTTTCACATTCCAAATTTTTGCACTTCTCCATTAATACAGTTTTGTAtcataattatgtattattttagtattaaaagatgtcaatttttttaaagttttagaataTTTGATGATGTAGACTTCATAATATAGTAAATGTAACATAGACTagtctcattttttaataaaataaatatacttgcATACATTTGAAAATGGGAGAATATACTGTGAACAATGCTTGACTCAGGTACAATTATGGAcgatttaaaatttcatttgcttATATGTTTTCTAATTCCTATACATTAAgaatttgttttcataatttcttaataGAGTATTATATTCTCTTCAGGGATTAAATTTCAGCCCCATTCACTTGGCATGTCAAGCTCTGAAAAGTAAGCTCAGCATCTGGTGGGCGGCAGAGCTCAGAGCAGCCTGGGCAGCCCGTCCTGGGATCCTGACTGATCAGTTTCAGGAGCGAGCTGATCTGATCTTGCCATGACAGCATGTGTAGGTTCACAGGACGAGAAGTAGAAAGGATCAGAGGGCCAGACTGGTGGAGTGCTCATTTCTGATTCTTTCCCATAGAAGATCTGCCTCGAGTCCATCCGGTTACAGTGTGGGGGTGGTGATAGGAGCACTAGTCCAGGATTTAGGGCAGAGATGTTCGAATTTAAATAGAGATCAGAAAGCTCATTTTGTAAACCCAGAGTCCTGGGCCCCAGTTCCAGAGGTTCTGGTTTAGGAGGTCTGGAGAGTGACTCAAGAATTTACATCTTTTACAAGACAATCCTTTCTCAGACGATCCTGAGGCAGGAAGCCCCGAGAAAACACTTAGaaacagatgacaaataaaaatggcaagcaataggatatattggagcatatgaggaagccatttggtataaacctacttcggcctgactttgttttttccaaaagggcctgactgtggctattgagcacgcattgcatatctgcttagacatttcctatggccagaacaaaggcccttgagataaaggtgcaaatTCCCCCCACATTGgtatttccttagggataagcatttttccttaggctaggaactgattgctgcactcacctttgaccacccagctcacctgtgaccagtcagctggagacaacagactgccaccctgctgtgttcactgagacagaagacctacctgctgtttccatcaatcccCGTGCGGACAGAGCAGTCTCGccactattgtaaaagggacacttcaatcctatgtgaaacatcctctctgggggtatataaccagtctgtgcacctcacttctttggtgccctttcttcgggaagaaaggccccgggttataatcctcagatttaagctcagaataaactcacccaaattttcatttatagattggttatggattattttcgtcgacacagaTCTGCAGTGTTCCTGGCTTACAAATATTATGCCGGCTGGCTTCCCTCAGTACACTTAGGTGTTGGTTCAAATTACATCTGCCCAGAACAGCTTTCCTTGAAAGACCTTACTAAAACAGCTCCTCCAGAACAACCTGTGTCCTAGGCTTGAtatttcttcatagcatttatcaaaaCTGACCTTctattgtgtatttattttactcaATCTCCTGCACTAGACTGCATGCTCCTTAAAGGCCATGACTTTGcctgttttgtttattgctgtgtcctcgtgcctggcacagtgtagatactcaaaaatatttttaaaggaatggaTTACTCAACATGGAGTTGGGGATTGAATTCTGCCACAATACTGTAAGATAAAtgtccccctttttttttttttttgccaaaagcAGGACTCACCCTTTGTAAACTGGATTGAATATACTTATTATATCAAGAGAAGTAAttcaacagaaaagagaaaacaagggcTCTGTTGCTAGGAAActaagaatttgttgccagcaaaCCTACTCAAAGAGAATTGATAAAAGTTTtgacaaaaaggaaataacagaagGAAACATGTAAcatcaggaattttaaaaaaggaatagaaagggTAAATATATCACcaagggcctggccccgtggctgagtggttaatgtTCCACTGgctcttctttggtggcccaggttcagatcccaggtgtgaacctactccgctcaccagccatgctgtggcagtctcccacatataaaatagaggaagaatggcacagatattagctcagggttaatcttcatcaagcaaaaaaagaggaagattggcaacagatgttagctcagggcaaatcttcctcagggaaaaaaaaaagttttaaaataaataaacaaatatatcacCAAATATAATAGGCTATtctccatttgaattttaaaaattatgtttagggaccggccccatggccgagtggttaagttcccgagTTCCGCTTCAGCGGACCAGGGTTTTgatggttcaaatcctgggcgcggacatggcaccattcatcaagccgtgctgaggcagcgtcccacatgccacaactagagggacccacaactaaaaatacacaactatgtacaggggggctttggggagaaaaaggaaaaataaaatcttaaaaaaaattatgtttaatggtTGAGAGCAAAAATGACAGGTTTACCTGATGGGGTTCTCAATGTCTGTATAGGTGTTGACTGTCATTCGCTGTTAGGGAAATGTAAGCTAAGGCCATCATTATATACCCCCACATACCTGACAGGATGGCCAGATTCAAATATGACAGTGCCAAGTGCTAGAAACGACATGGAATGCTGGAGCGTTCagagactgctggtgggaatgtaaattagtacagactttctggaaaagtctggcagtttcttatgaagttaaacacAAACTCAACATGATTCCTGGGTATCTATCCTACAGGAacaaaaacttatgttcacataaaattgggtacacaaatgttcatagcatctttattcatttcGTGAAACACtggaaacgacccaaatgtccgtcaacagtGAACAGACAAACCAACCATGGGACTTCCATACCAAAGAACACCACTCAGTAACAAAAAGTAAAGCTATTTATACACCCCCTAAATTGGATGAATCTTAAGGGCATTTGCTGaatttgctgagtgaaaaaaagtctACCTCAAAGGtgacatactgtatgattccattttaatagcgttcttgaaatgacaaaattagagcGGTAGAGTACTATCAGTGGTCACCATGAATCAGGGTTGGGAGGAGAATGTGACCATAAAGGGGTGGCACAAGGATGTTTCTTTGTGTTGGCACAACAATTCTGCATACTGATTGTGGGGGGATTTACAGAAACCTATATATgtgataaaaaattttttagaactctacaacaaaaaacaaaacaaaacaaaacctcacaCAAATTAGTGCATGCAGAAACTAGTGAGATCCAAATAAGGTCTACAGTTTACTTAACAGCATTGTACCCATGTCATTTTATTCGTTTTGATTATGTAGTATGGTTATGTAAGATAATATCATTGAAGAAGCTGAGCAAAAGTACTCACGATCTTggtatattttatatgtgagtctaaaattatttcaaaacaaattttaggaaaatCCTATTTAAGGTGTTTTTATAAACCATGTAATGCTACTTATAAACTTGGATAAATACACCCAAATATGCTGAAttacatttatgaatatattcctttttcttttgaagtgcATAGTGGACTGAAAGAGATGAATTTAGAGCCTAAGAAATGCAAGAGCTAATCACAGATATGAGGTGGGCACAGAAAATCCCTGTGTcatatataacattaaaatttaatCGATCTTGAGAAGAGCCTACTTTAAAACTATGGAATCATTGAGAAGATGGCTCAAGGTAGCCTGTCCGAAAATGGACATCAGGTGTATAATAAGTTTAGACTCATGATGGAAAACTCAAGAATACATCATTTTCATGAGGCTTCTTTGCTTCAGAATTCTCCGATGTTTTGCTAATGCTATGCCACACTGAGTGTGTtcataacagttttatttctgtatgAATTCATGAGAAATGATGAGGCAGAATGTATTGCTGAAACCCTGCCATATTCACTgccatctgaaaatatttctccaGCATGAGTATCAGACAACTATTGAGATTTTATTTCTAGGCAAAGGGTTTTCCATGATCATCATACTGCTCCTAATATGTATGAGCTCCCTGATGATGTCTCAGGAACAATGATGAAACAGGCTCTTTATTCCCGTAGACAGCTTTCCTAGTCACTCCCTTCATAAGATTTATCTTAGTATATACTTTTCAGACATAGAATTACCTAGAAATGTTTCTTCAAGCCTTTTCTGCATTGAATGtatcagaatttttttcccaCATGTTAATTTTGACATACAAAGTGAGGTAATTGATCATGAAGGCACTAGCACATTGTCTGCATTAATTAAACTTCACTCTGATGCAAATTCCACAATTTCCCAAGGGTGAAAATCTAGCAACAGGCTAATCTACACTGACTATATTCGAGTAGGCTAGGAGCACAGTGATGTTTAATGAGCTCACCAAACTATCATGGTTTGTCCCCTGCACAAGTTCACTTGCATGGAATGAGTTCAGATTCTCTGCAAAGGATTAAGTACCTTGACTTATACATTTCTCatatgtattgttgtatttgtaACAAGGCTTGACAAATGAAAGGTTACCTCCAATCGCTGAATCCATAGGGTCTCTTTGCTAAGTTCTTTGATGTAGAATGGGTACTGAATTCGTGTTGAAGGCTTTCTCACAACAATTGCATACATACAGTTTGTGTCCTGTGTAAATTCCCTGCTGGGTAAGGAGACTGATACTGTATGAGTAGGACTTTCCACAGTCAGTACATATAAAGGAAGTCTATCCTGTGTGAAATCTCTGATGTTGTACAAGGCATGTTTTCTTCCTGAAGGTGTGGCCACATTCATTACATTGTTAGGGTTTGTTTCCATTATGAGTTTTCTGATGTACAAGGAGATTTCTCTTTGAGGAGAAACCTTTTCCACATTCGCTGCATATaaaaggtttctctcctgtatgagttcGCTGATGAACGATTAGACGGCTTTTCACAGTGAAGCCCTTACCACATTCGTTGCAtgcataaggtttctctccagtatgaatctGCTGATGTAAAATGAGCTCAGTTTCTGTGGCAAAGCCTTTTCCACATTCGCTGCATATATAGGATTTCTCTTCTGTATGAATTTGCTGATGTACAATGAGATAGCGTTTCATGGTGAAACCTTTTCCACATTCATCGCACATAAAGGGCttttctccagtatgagttcGCTGATGTACCACAAGATTGCTCTTAAAGGCAAAACCTTTTCCACATTTATTGCAtatatagggtttctctccagtatgagttcgcTGATGTAACATCAGTCCACTATTCACAATGAAacctttcccacattcactgcatctgtaaggtttctctccagtatgcgTTCGCTGATGTACAACCAGCCGACTCTTCAAGGGGAAGccttttccacattcactgcaaatgtagggtttctctccagtatgagttcgcTGATGTATGATGAGCATGCTTTTCACAGTGAAGCCTTTTCCACATTCGCTACATACGTAGGATTTCTCTACTGTATGATTTCTCTGATGTACAATGAGATTGCTCTTCCTGGGGAAGCCTTTTCCACACTCATTGCAtacatagggtttctctcctgtatgagttcGCTGATGTTCAGTCAGACGACTCTTCATGGTGAAAcctttcccacattcattgcataTATacggtttctctcctgtatgattGCGTTGATGTATGATGACGTAGTGCTTTGTGGTGAAgcctttcccacattcactgcagaggtagggtttctctcctgtgtgagttcGCTGATGTATGATCAGCATGCTCTTCCCAGTGAAGccttttccacattcactgcataCATAGCATTTCTCTCCCGTATGATTTCGCTGGTGTACAATGAGATTACGCTTCCCTGGGAAGccttttccacattcactgcacacataaggtttctctccagtgtgagttcgcTGGTGTTCAATCAGGCGGCTCTTCATGGTGAAGACTTTTCCACAATCACTGCATACAAGGGATTTCTCTCCtttatgaattctctgatgttcgTTGAGCCTGGATTTTCTGGAAAATACTTTTGCACATATACTGCATCCgtaaggtttctctcctgtgtgaactCTCTCGTGATCAGTGAGCTGAGACTTCTTTAAGAAGGCTTTCCCGCATTCACTGCATACATTAGCTTTCTCTGTTTCATGAGTTCTCTGATGCTTAATAACTTGGGACTTACTGCTAATGGGTTTTGTACTTACAGGGAATCTAACTGCAGAATGAAAATCTTCATGCTTACCATGCAGAAATGATTCCCCATCTCCATTAAATTTagttgagttcttaatttcataGCTTTTGCTCTGGTTGACTAAACTTAAATTTGATTTCAAAGTTTTTATATAGAACTCGAACATGTCATGATTTTGCCTGGAAGAAAAATGACTTTTGCTTTGAGGAACAATACTTCCAAATGCATTGTCTTCGTGGCGTTGTTCCCCACCTTTCAGCATTCTTTGACTTTCCCAGTGACCCTGCAGATGATTAGCAACTTTGCCAGtttctaggaaagaaaagaacaaagaatcctttcattatcttgtttagaataaaaccatttaaaaagttccttggggggggctggccccgtggccgagtggttaagttcatgtgctccgctgcaggcggcccggtgtttcgttggttcgagtcctgggcacggacatggcactgctcatcaaaccacgctggggcggcgtcccacatgccacaactagaaggacccacagcgaagaatatacaactatgtaccggtggggatttggggaaaaaaaggaaaaaaaaaaaaatcttaaaaaaaaaaaaaagttccttggGGGgttggcctggtgacatagtggttaagtttgtgtgctccacttcagcagcctggggttcacaggtttggatcccaggcacagatgtagtgccactcatcaagccacgctgtggcggcatcccacataaaatagaggaagattcacccagatgttagctcagcaacaatcttcctcacacacacacaaaaaattcctTGCTGTTTTAAACAAAATGGTACTTTAGTGACAACTTTATTAACAGTATAACAGAAACGCCATGTATAAATGCTCCTTATTTCTTACACATTGGTAAAAACACAGTAACATAaacaaaccaaaaggaaaagacagtaCCAATAAGGTTATACAGGTGACAATCTATGTAGATTTGGCTGCTTTCTAAGTAGGAACTTGCAAAAACTCAGGGACAGTAAAATATAAACAAGTCATTGTTAGCAGCAAATGACAGGGTTTGGAGGAAACCATTCCACAGCATTTAGAAAAAGAGCAGATCACAGAGGTGGAAGAGACAGCTGATCCAAGATGATGAGGGTTGCGTTTGTTCACTCCAAAACTATTTACTGAATGGCTCCCTTGTATCGGACACTATGCTAGTGtctggaatatataaaatatgcctTACTTTCGCTGCTCTTAAATCTACTtagggaaaacagaagaaagaagaaagaaaaaaagaagggagttGGAGATTGTTCAATGTGGTTTGAAGGAGCAATGGAGATGGTGGAAAGTGGAGGGAATCAGGATCTAtttccataaaaaaaagacaaggttGGATAATGGGTTCAACGGGAGGAGTAGTTAATGAAAGTGAGGAAAATCAAGGGTTGCTCTGCTAACTATGACTTGAGCCACTGGGCAGAAGTATCTCCAATTGAGATGAAGAATATTACTGAAAGCAGAATGTGCAGAAACAAGTACGTATTGTGAAACATAAACTTGGAGATGATTATTACATATAGAGTACAGACATCAAGATCTGCTTGGAGGtataaatggagataaaatgtggaaataatcAATATATACCTAATATTCAAGAAGAGGATGGGGCGATATGTTGTCGGGAGAACATGTAGAGTGAAAGATGATGACGGTACAGAACCAAGGTTTTAGACCGTCCAACATTTAGAGTTTTGGGATTCTCTGAGTCCATTTAGAAGAACCAAATTCTGACTATAGAGATCAGGGTAATACGCATACTGAGGTGTAGAGAATAAATACATCTGCTACCTAGCAAGCAAGAATGTAAGGTCTTCAGAACTTGGATTAAAGTGAGCTGAGACAGACTCTTGCATCATAACACTGTTCCTAACTTTGCCCTCTGTAGACCAACATCACACCAACTTCCCCAAAACATCAGTCATATTTAGTGGACAACTCGTATAATCAACACTCCAACCTTTACTCTAGCTGTGTCATGGTATCGTATGTTCCATTCATAATGAAATAGGGCAACAATGATTGTCAGCAAATCTTGCAGCTGGCCAGTGTACCCTGCAGTCATCTTCACAAGCTAGTGCTAATGTGCTGCTCGATGGGATATGAAACTGTCACCCATTTCAATCACATTCTGCATTCAGTAGAGAAGTCATATCCaaatttttcccatttcaatGTCCCTGATATACTGTTCCCTCACCTGCCACCAGCAGCATCTACCTTGGGAATTCTACATTTATGTCCCGGCTGGCAACAGTTAGGTTGTACAAAAGGACAGACTTCCTCCTTTAAGACCAAGGCAGTGTCACCTTTACCTTCAGTTTTTCTTGGAACATCTGGCCGTTCCTTATTATTACTATACTACTGCCACCCAGGTGAAACGTAGGGCAACCTAGAGCTACAAAAATACACAACCAACCAGCCCTCCCCCATGCTACCTCAATTACTCACATGTCAAATCCAAACAGTCGGCCTAGCAACACAAGTGGACCTCACTGTGactattccactgatctgtgtttCCACTCCACTGCTCTCCTGTAGGTACCGTCTCACACTG of the Equus quagga isolate Etosha38 chromosome 13, UCLA_HA_Equagga_1.0, whole genome shotgun sequence genome contains:
- the LOC124251520 gene encoding zinc finger protein 432 → MISAQETLTFSDVAVDFTWEEWQLLAPAQKNLYRDVMLENYSNLVSVAGYQASKPEALSRLERGEEPWTTEDEIHSRTCPETGKVANHLQGHWESQRMLKGGEQRHEDNAFGSIVPQSKSHFSSRQNHDMFEFYIKTLKSNLSLVNQSKSYEIKNSTKFNGDGESFLHGKHEDFHSAVRFPVSTKPISSKSQVIKHQRTHETEKANVCSECGKAFLKKSQLTDHERVHTGEKPYGCSICAKVFSRKSRLNEHQRIHKGEKSLVCSDCGKVFTMKSRLIEHQRTHTGEKPYVCSECGKGFPGKRNLIVHQRNHTGEKCYVCSECGKGFTGKSMLIIHQRTHTGEKPYLCSECGKGFTTKHYVIIHQRNHTGEKPYICNECGKGFTMKSRLTEHQRTHTGEKPYVCNECGKGFPRKSNLIVHQRNHTVEKSYVCSECGKGFTVKSMLIIHQRTHTGEKPYICSECGKGFPLKSRLVVHQRTHTGEKPYRCSECGKGFIVNSGLMLHQRTHTGEKPYICNKCGKGFAFKSNLVVHQRTHTGEKPFMCDECGKGFTMKRYLIVHQQIHTEEKSYICSECGKGFATETELILHQQIHTGEKPYACNECGKGFTVKSRLIVHQRTHTGEKPFICSECGKGFSSKRNLLVHQKTHNGNKP